Within Tissierellales bacterium, the genomic segment GAAATACCCTATAAAAGAAATGGCTGTAGAAGAATATATAATTGGGAAGAAAATAAATGAAGTTAAAGTAGAAGACTCTGTTTTAGTACTTCAAGAGGAAATGCATAAAAGATTAAAAGGGAGATCTTCATTACCTTATAAATCTGAAGCAGTAAAGGGTCCTTATTTTAAAGTTTTACAGGATGCTTTAAACTATTTTGATGAGGTGGTATTATGATAAACATAAACCTTAAGATAAATGGCAAAGAATATAACTTAGATATTAAAGAGGAATTAAGATTATTAGACCTTCTAAGGGAAGAATTAAAATTAACTGGAGTTAAAGAAGGTTGTGGAGAAGGAGAATGTGGAGCTTGTACAGTTATTATGGATGGAGAGACTGTAAACTCTTGTATGGTTATGGCTTTTCAAGCTGATGATAGTGAAATTTTAACTATTGAAGGCTTAGGTACTGAAGATAATCTCCACCCTATACAAGAAGCTTTCATAGAA encodes:
- a CDS encoding (2Fe-2S)-binding protein, translating into MININLKINGKEYNLDIKEELRLLDLLREELKLTGVKEGCGEGECGACTVIMDGETVNSCMVMAFQADDSEILTIEGLGTEDNLHPIQEAFIEVGAVQCGYCTPGMILSVKSLLDKNPHPSRDEIREGISGNLCRCTGYNKIVDAAELAINYMEEGRDDA